A single region of the Myripristis murdjan chromosome 3, fMyrMur1.1, whole genome shotgun sequence genome encodes:
- the LOC115380634 gene encoding beta-1,3-galactosyltransferase 2-like yields MTTQSKAVPVPYVSPGPYLVEYPYEYHFVINEPEKCKQQKPFVVLMVPVAPHNRAHRDIIRSTWGSESTVLGKVIKLFFLLGLPTGEGVEQIQQQVLQESREHQDLIQSDFVDCYKNLTIKTMVMLEWLESYCSNASYAMKTDSDTFLNVHNLVNMLVNAPRINYMTGCVTSGAAVRRNPTSKWYLPVEIFPEPQYPRYALGLGYILSLDLPRKLVEASRHVRAVYIEDVYLGMCMKHLHIPPANPPNGNLFHMFPVPYNRCTYSKLIATTVYEHTDRASLWKDFKRPGPFC; encoded by the coding sequence ATGACGACCCAAAGCAAAGCTGTGCCAGTCCCTTATGTATCTCCCGGACCGTACTTAGTGGAATACCCTTATGAGTACCATTTCGTCATAAACGAACCAGAGAAGTGCAAGCAGCAGAAGCCGTTTGTGGTTCTGATGGTTCCAGTGGCGCCCCACAACAGGGCTCATCGCGATATCATCCGCAGCACGTGGGGCAGTGAAAGCACAGTGCTGGGCAAAGTGATCAAACTGTTCTTCTTGTTGGGGCTGCCCACTGGAGAAGGAGTAGAGCAAATCCAGCAGCAGGTGctgcaggagagcagagagcatCAGGACCTGATCCAGAGTGACTTTGTGGACTGCTACAAGAACCTTACCATCAAGACCATGGTGATGCTGGAGTGGCTGGAGTCTTATTGCTCCAATGCCTCCTATGCCATGAAGACTGATTCAGACACATTCCTGAACGTGCACAACCTGGTCAACATGCTGGTAAATGCTCCAAGAATCAACTACATGACTGGGTGTGTTACAAGTGGAGCTGCAGTTCGGAGAAACCCAACATCTAAGTGGTACCTGCCTGTGGAGATTTTCCCTGAACCACAATACCCACGCTATGCTTTGGGACTGGGCTACATTTTGTCTTTAGACCTCCCGAGAAAGCTTGTGGAGGCATCTCGACATGTCAGAGCTGTCTACATTGAAGATGTATATTTGGGAATGTGTATGAAACACCTGCACATCCCACCGGCCAACCCCCCAAACGGGAATCTGTTCCACATGTTCCCAGTGCCTTACAATCGCTGTACTTATTCCAAGCTGATAGCTACCACTGTGTATGAACACACTGATCGTGCGTCGCTTTGGAAGGACTTTAAAAGACCTGGGCCGTTCTGTTGA
- the LOC115355882 gene encoding potassium voltage-gated channel subfamily G member 4-like: MPIISNANHDFSTYSVSSDDSSLDRFFTEIPETETIKGVYFQRAQLLRDSKASYVVDHTLQVLVNVGGNRYTFPWSTLEQFPHSRLGRLRFCTTPEEIARLCDDYDETCQEFFFDRNPTAFRVILNFLAAGKLRLLRELCAVSLHDELDYWGVDPGHMERCCRRRMITRVEEVAERERKEEEWRKRRMVLKKSPIVADKGYRRLIGILREMVENPHSGLPGKMFACFSVIMVLITVVSLCISTMPDLREEETRGECSQKCHSMFVVESICVAWFTLEFVLRFINAQSKLAFARGPLNIIDAVAILPYYVSLIFEVSDESQEDVSMMGGRGYLDKLGLILRMLRALRILYVMRLARHSLGLQTLGLTMQRSMREFGLLLLFVCVAVTLFSPLVHLAESELAPFASTHPHHSFSSIPASYWWAIISMTTVGYGDMVPRSIPGQIVALTSILSGILIMAFPATSIFHTFSRCYQELKQEYEQLWKEERGAELAAEPEEDLVDVGFPPYPDELNSLPREGNVGLMSSRNQSMLPSTAF; encoded by the exons ATGCCCATCATCAGCAATGCCAACCACGACTTCAGCACCTACTCAGTCAGCAGCGATGACAGCAGCCTCGACCGCTTCTTCACAGAGATCCCGGAGACTGAGACCATCAAGGGCGTGTACTTCCAGCGCGCCCAGTTGCTCCGTGACTCCAAGGCCTCGTATGTGGTCGACCACACGCTGCAGGTCCTCGTCAATGTCGGGGGCAACCGCTACACCTTCCCCTGGAGCACCTTGGAGCAGTTCCCCCACAGTCGACTGGGCCGCTTGCGATTCTGCACCACCCCGGAGGAGATCGCACGACTCTGTGATGACTATGACGAGACGTGCCAGGAGTTCTTCTTTGACCGTAACCCTACAGCCTTCCGGGTCATCCTCAACTTCCTGGCTGCGGGAAAACTGCGTCTGCTCAGGGAACTGTGTGCCGTATCACTGCATGATGAGCTGGATTACTGGGGCGTGGACCCAGGCCACATGGAGCGTTGCTGCCGCCGCCGCATGATCACCCGTGTAGAGGAAGTGGCCGAGCGTGAACGAAAGGAAGAAgagtggagaaagaggaggatggTGCTGAAGAAAAGCCCCATAGTGGCTGACAAGGGCTATCGCAGACTGATCGGGATACTGCGGGAAATGGTGGAGAACCCTCACTCAGGCTTACCAGGAAAGATGTTCGCCTGCTTCTCTGTTATCATGGTTCTGATCACTGTTGTCAGCCTGTGCATCAGCACCATGCCGGATCTCAGAGAGGAAGAAACCAGG GGTGAATGTTCCCAAAAGTGCCACAGCATGTTTGTGGTGGAGTCTATTTGTGTGGCCTGGTTCACCTTGGAGTTTGTGCTGCGATTCATCAATGCCCAGAGCAAGCTGGCCTTTGCCCGTGGTCCACTCAACATCATCGATGCCGTTGCCATCTTGCCGTACTACGTGTCCTTGATCTTCGAGGTCAGCGATGAATCGCAGGAGGATGTTAGCATGATGGGTGGCAGAGGCTACCTGGACAAACTGGGTCTAATCCTACGTATGTTAAGGGCCCTGCGCATCCTGTATGTGATGCGACTGGCCCGCCACTCTCTGGgcctgcagactcttggccTTACCATGCAGCGCAGCATGAGGGAGTTcggcttgctgctgctgtttgtgtgcgtgGCTGTGACCCTGTTTTCACCTCTGGTCCATCTAGCTGAGAGCGAACTGGCTCCATTTGCATCTACACACCCCCACCACAGCTTCAGCAGCATCCCGGCCTCTTACTGGTGGGCCATAATCTCCATGACCACGGTGGGCTATGGCGACATGGTGCCGCGCAGCATCCCCGGACAGATTGTTGCGTTGACCAGCATCTTGAGTGGAATCCTCATCATGGCTTTCCCTGCCACCTCTATCTTCCACACGTTCTCCCGCTGCTATCAGGAGCTGAAGCAGGAGTACGAGCAGCTgtggaaggaagagaggggtGCTGAACTCGCCGCTGAGCCAGAGGAAGATTTGGTGGATGTAGGTTTTCCACCATACCCGGATGAGCTCAATTCTTTGCCCAGAGAAGGCAATGTTGGGCTAATGTCAAGCAGGAATCAGTCCATGCTTCCATCTACAGCCTTCTGA